Below is a genomic region from Spiroplasma endosymbiont of Dioctria linearis.
ATTATTATGGATGAACCAACTTCCTCATTATCAAATAGTGAGACAATGAAGCTCTTTGAAATTATCAAAAAAATGAAAAAACAAAATAAGGCAATTATTTATATATCTCATAGATTGCAAGAAATTCCAATAGTATGCGAATATATGACAATAATTCGTGATGGTAAGTTTATTAATGAATATAAAGTTGGAGAGATTAGTGAGAATGAAATCATTGCTAAAATGGTTGGAAGAAATATAAAAGAAAAATTTCCTCAAAAAATATTTGCAAAAAAAACAAAAATCTGTTAAATAAAAAATGTTCAAAGTAAATTAGTTAAAAATATTAGTTTTGATATTTTTAAAAATGAAATCTTAGGCTTTGCTGGATTAGTAGGAGCTAAAAGAGCGGAGTTATTTAAAACAATAATTGGTCAATTTAAAAGCTCAAACTTAGAAATGACTTTTGATAATAAGAGTGTCAATTTTAAAAGCCCATCAGATGCAATCAAAGCAGGATTTTATTATGTCTCAGAGGATAGAAAAGTTGATGGATTGTTCTTAAATTTTAATATTAAATTTAATATGGCAATTTCATCACTAAATAAGTATAAAAATAAA
It encodes:
- a CDS encoding ATP-binding cassette domain-containing protein, which translates into the protein MSFDIFKNEILGFAGLVGAKRAELFKTIIGQFKSSNLEMTFDNKSVNFKSPSDAIKAGFYYVSEDRKVDGLFLNFNIKFNMAISSLNKYKNKFTRHISGWKQNEDSNYFLKKTLLKTPDIFRNVSTLSGGNQQKVLIAKALSANPKIIVFDEPTRGVDIGARKEILWFNFGI